The following DNA comes from Phytohabitans rumicis.
TGGTCGAGATGCACGCTCCGGCACTGCCCGGCAGCGACACCGGGGGCGTGGCCGTCGACGCGGGCTGAGCCGGCGTGGTGTTCACTGGAGAGCATGCCTGCCAACACTGATCCGCGGCCGTGGGGTGCGGGCATGGTGACCAAGGCCGGCACGCCGGTGCTGCCGCCACCGGGCGCGCCGGCCCCGGTGACGCCGCCGCGGGAGCCGGGCCAGGAGCGGCGCCGGCTGCTGTGGTACGCCGGTGCGGCGGGCGGCATGCTGCTGATCGGTCTCGTCCTGGTGCTGGTGATGACGCTGTCCGGCAACCCCGACCCGTTCGGGAGCAAACCGGCCGGCCCTTCAGACGTACGGCCGCCGCTGGCCCGAGCGTGCCCGGCGCCGACCTCGACGGTGGAGCCGCAGCCGGTCGACCCGGGCCCACCGCCCAGCGGCGCGCGCACGGTCGACACCGAGGCCGGCATCTCGTACGCGGCGTACGGCGCACCGTGGGAGCCGTGGCGCACCGTGTGGAACGCCGGCACGCTCCAGGTGCCGTACAAGGCCGGGCAGCATTTCGTCACCGAGATCTACAGCGGTGGTACCTACCACGCCTCGATCCTGTCCGCCGCCGTCCCGGCCGCCGACAACGACGCCGTGGCGATCAACCTGGAGTGCGTGGGCCGGCAAGTCGCGGCCGACGTACGCGCCGAGTACTACCCGCAGCCGACCACAATGGACCTGCACCGCGACGAGCGCACCGTCCTTGGCGGACGGCCGGCGTGGGTCACGGTGTTCCGGCTGCACTTCGACCGATCCGGGCTCAAGGCCACCGACGAGCTGGCCGGGGTCGCGGTCATCGACGTGGGCAAGCCGACCGCGGCGGTGCTGTACGTGTCGATCCCCGGCACGCACCGCCAGTTCGACTACGTGGTCGACGAGGTCCTGGACTCCGTCCGCCCCGCCTGAGATCCTCGCGTGCCGCACTGGTGGTGTACTTGTGCACCGGGTGCGGTGTACTATTGCACCACGCTGTGGAGGGAGCGACCGCCATGATCAGATCTGCCGACGCAGGAGTCGTACATGGTCAGCCCGGGACGGCACCCGAAGAAAGAGATCGCCGATGCGTTGCGCCGTGGACAGACGGCCAGCCTTACGGTACGTGAGATCCACCGCGGCCATCGCTGGGGAGAGTTGGTGTGCATACCATGTCAGGCCAGTCGCGATGGCTACTCGACACCGAGGGACCCGGGCACACACGCGAAGCAGCTCGACCGCTTCATCCGGGACCACATTCACCCGGAGCCGGCCGACCGGCGGGAGGCGTCATAGCGGAGGGGCCGTCATGCCCGTGCATACGTTCACGCTGATTCTTGACCGCCGACCGTCGGATGAGGAGTTGGCGACGCTGTTCGACACCGGCTGCGACGACGTGACGTTTGGCGTCGAGGACGGGTTGCCCGTCGCCGACTTCGACCGCAGCGCACCGATGGCGGCGGACGCGATCGCCTCGGCCGTGCGCGACCTCGACTCCATCGGTGTCACCGCCCGCCGGCTGCTCGACCAGGATCTACTGACGCTGGCGGACATCGCCGACCGGATCGGTCGCAGCCGCGAGGCGGTGCGGCGCTACGCGGCCGGCACGCGCGGTCCCGGTGGATTTCCGGCTCCCGTCAACCCGGCTCGGGAGGGCACGGTTTTCTACCGGTGGAGCGAGGTGGCGCCGTGGCTCCGCGATCACCTCGACATCGATCTGCCCAAGGTGGACCTGGTCTTTGTGGTCGCCAACCTCGTGCTCCAGACGAGGCTGCACCGGGAGCACGTGCCACATATGTCCGCGTTGACCGACCTGCTCTCCGTCTAGCTAGACGGTCACGTCACCAGCACGAGGCGGAGGGCGCCGGCGGAGACGAGCGTCGCCAATCCCACGCGCAGCAGGCGATCCGGCAGGCGTCCGGCGAGGCGGGCGCCGAGGTAGCCGCCGGCCACGCCTCCCGCTCCGAGGGCCAGGCCGAGGGGCCAGTTCGGGGTGGTCACGGCGGTGTGGCCGGCCAGGTCCAGGGCGGCGTACGTGGCAAGCCCGGTCACCGAGACGGTCAGCGTGGTGACCAGGGCGGCACCGGAGACGCGGGCCACCGGCCAGCCGGTCAGCAGCAGCGTCGCCGGGGCGGCGAGCACGGCCCCGCCCAGCCCGTAGAAGCCGCCCAGCGCTCCGCTGGCGGCCCCGACGACGTACAGGAGGGTGGTCCCGCGTAGCCCGGCCGACCGTGCCGGGCGGGGCAGCGCCAGGGTGGCGGCGACCACCAGCAGCAGGGCGGCGACCAGCAGCCGGAAGGCCGGCGAGTCGCCGAGCAGAAAGACGTTGACCAGGGCCCCGCCGACCGCGGCCGGTACGGCGGAGCCGGCGAGCGTACGGGTGAGCCGCCAGTCGATGTGCGGATGGCGGGCGATCCCGGCCGGCGTCGACACGGCGTTGTAGAGCAGGTTGGTGGCGCTGGCCACGGTGCCACCCTGCCCGAAGACGGTGAGCAGCACGGGCAGCAGGAGCAGGCCGCCGGAGACGCCGGTCGGGGTGCCGACGGCCGCCGCCAGCGCGCCCAGTAGGGCGGCCAGCGCCAGATCCGCGCCGTTCAGCGCGCGACGCTCCGCGGCGTGGCCAGCAGGTCGGCGAGGCTGGTCTGATCGACGACGTCCTCGATGGCCGAGTGCACGGCGAGCCACACGTCGCGCAGCCCGGTCGCCACCCCGTGGTACGTGGCGTAGTCGGCCGGCAGCCCACGTACCGTCGTCAGCGACCCGCTCACCGCGCGGAGCACGTCGCCGATGGTGATGTCGGCGGCGGGCCGGGACAGGGCGTACCCGCCCTCGACGCCGCGGTGGCTGTGCAGCAGGCCGGCCCGGCGCAGGTCGAGCAGGATGCCCTGCAGGAAGCTGAGCGGGATGTCCTGGGTCGCGGCGAGCGAGGCCGCCTTGACCAGGTCATTGTTGCCGTCCGCGGCGATCGCGAGCATCGCGCGGACGGCGTAGTCACTGCGGGCCGAGACGTACACCGGAAACCTCCCCAGGAGTCCTCACGAATTGGCCCGGTCGAGCACGCCCCAGCGGCGCCGTACCGCCCGGTCTGCCGCACCGAACGCGGCGTCCACGAGGATGCCGAGCACCAGGATCTCGATCATGATGGACATCAGCCGCTCCGCGTCGGCCAGTTCCCGCGCGGCGGTGAGCTGGAAGCCGATCGAGGTCTTGCTTGCGATCACGACCAGCAGTTCGCCCGCCATCAGGCTGCGCCAGGCGAACGCCCAGCCCTGCTTGAGTCCCGCGATGATCGCCGGCAGCGCGGCCGGCACGATGACGTACCGGTAGAGGCTGAGACCACGGGCGCCGACGTTGCGGCCGGCGCGCAGCAGCAGCGGCGGGATGTAGTCCAGCCCGTAGATCACCCCGTTGGCGATGGACGGCGCGGCGCCGAGCACCACCACGAAGAAGATCGCCTGCTCGCTGAGCTGGAAGAGCAGGATCGCGAGTGGGAACCAGGCGATCGACGGCATGGTCTGCATCGCAGTGATCATGGAGCCGATGGCGGCCCGCAGGATCCGGATGCGGGCGACCGCGAGGCCGAGCAGGAGCCCGATGGTGAGCGCGGCGCCGAAGCCCACAGCGGCCCGGCGGCCGGTGGTGGCGAGGCCGCTCCAGAACGCCTCCTGGGTGACGTACTCGCCCAGATCGCCGAAGACCATGGCGGGCGACGGGAGCGAGTACGTCGGCTTCCACTCGAACCACACGAGGATCTGCCAGACGAGGATGACCAATCCGATGGCGGCGAACTTCGGCCAGAGGTTGGCCCAGATCCGGCCGGCGCGGGTC
Coding sequences within:
- a CDS encoding RrF2 family transcriptional regulator, whose product is MYVSARSDYAVRAMLAIAADGNNDLVKAASLAATQDIPLSFLQGILLDLRRAGLLHSHRGVEGGYALSRPAADITIGDVLRAVSGSLTTVRGLPADYATYHGVATGLRDVWLAVHSAIEDVVDQTSLADLLATPRSVAR
- a CDS encoding sulfite exporter TauE/SafE family protein gives rise to the protein MARRALGHRGRRRSDQPRRPAGHAAERRALNGADLALAALLGALAAAVGTPTGVSGGLLLLPVLLTVFGQGGTVASATNLLYNAVSTPAGIARHPHIDWRLTRTLAGSAVPAAVGGALVNVFLLGDSPAFRLLVAALLLVVAATLALPRPARSAGLRGTTLLYVVGAASGALGGFYGLGGAVLAAPATLLLTGWPVARVSGAALVTTLTVSVTGLATYAALDLAGHTAVTTPNWPLGLALGAGGVAGGYLGARLAGRLPDRLLRVGLATLVSAGALRLVLVT
- a CDS encoding ABC transporter permease encodes the protein MANDLLAAKAEAKTLSGLDALEIASQQKVTTRAGRIWANLWPKFAAIGLVILVWQILVWFEWKPTYSLPSPAMVFGDLGEYVTQEAFWSGLATTGRRAAVGFGAALTIGLLLGLAVARIRILRAAIGSMITAMQTMPSIAWFPLAILLFQLSEQAIFFVVVLGAAPSIANGVIYGLDYIPPLLLRAGRNVGARGLSLYRYVIVPAALPAIIAGLKQGWAFAWRSLMAGELLVVIASKTSIGFQLTAARELADAERLMSIMIEILVLGILVDAAFGAADRAVRRRWGVLDRANS
- a CDS encoding helix-turn-helix transcriptional regulator encodes the protein MPVHTFTLILDRRPSDEELATLFDTGCDDVTFGVEDGLPVADFDRSAPMAADAIASAVRDLDSIGVTARRLLDQDLLTLADIADRIGRSREAVRRYAAGTRGPGGFPAPVNPAREGTVFYRWSEVAPWLRDHLDIDLPKVDLVFVVANLVLQTRLHREHVPHMSALTDLLSV